From the genome of Salvelinus fontinalis isolate EN_2023a chromosome 20, ASM2944872v1, whole genome shotgun sequence, one region includes:
- the LOC129817208 gene encoding transcriptional repressor protein YY1-like isoform X1, translating into MASGDTLYIEADGSEMPAEIVELHEIEVETIPVETIETTVVGEEDDDDEDQPMIALQPLASDDPNSIHHHHHQEVILVQTREEVVGGDDSDMHADGSYDDQILIPVPAPGVEDEYIEQTLVTVAGKSSVGRMKRGGGGSGKKAGKKSYLGAAEASGRKWEQKQVQIKTLEGEFSVTMWASDDKKDIDHESVVEEQIIGENSPPDYSEYMTGKKLPPGGIPGIDLSDPKQLAEFASPFSNSAGPYGQSPVRMKPRKIKEDDAPRTIACPHKGCTKMFRDNSAMRKHLHTHGPRVHVCAECGKAFVESSKLKRHQLVHTGEKPFQCTFEGCGKRFSLDFNLRTHVRIHTGDRPYVCPFDGCNKKFAQSTNLKSHILTHAKAKNNQ; encoded by the exons ATGGCATCCGGCGATACGCTGTATATTGAGGCGGACGGCTCGGAAATGCCGGCCGAAATAGTGGAGTTGCACGAGATAGAGGTGGAAACGATACCAGTGGAGACTATAGAGACTACGGTGGTCGGGGAAGAAGACGATGATGATGAAGACCAGCCGATGATAGCACTTCAGCCGCTGGCATCAGACGACCCGAATTcgatccaccaccaccaccatcaagaAGTGATCCTAGTGCAGACAAGAGAGGAGGTTGTTGGCGGGGATGATTCGGATATGCATGCGGACGGAAGTTACGATGATCAAATCCTCATCCCCGTCCCAGCACCCGGCGTCGAAGACGAGTACATCGAACAGACTCTGGTAACTGTGGCCGGGAAAAGCTCGGTGGGTCGgatgaagagagggggaggcggcAGTGGCAAGAAAGCGGGGAAAAAGAGCTATTTGGGTGCTGCAGAAGCAAGCGGTAGAAAATGGGAACAGAAGCAGGTGCAAATAAAGACTCTGGAGGGGGAATTCTCTGTTACAATGTGGGCGTCGG ATGACAAAAAAGACATCGACCATGAGTCGGTTGTTGAAGAACAGATCATTGGGGAGAATTCCCCTCCGGACTACTCTGAATACATGACTGGGAAGAAGCTGCCCCCTGGAGGAATACCTGGCATCGACCTGTCAGACCCCAAACAGCTGGCAGAGTTCGCCAG CCCCTTCAGTAACTCTGCGGGTCCCTATGGTCAGAGCCCAGTGCG AATGAAGCCGAGGAAGATAAAAGAAGATGACGCTCCCAGGACGATAGCCTGCCCTCATAAA GGCTGTACTAAGATGTTCAGGGACAACTCGGCGATGAGGAAGCATCTCCACACCCACGGGCCTCGCGTGCACGTCTGTGCCGAGTGTGGCAAGGCCTTCGTAGAGAGCTCTAAACTCAAACGCCACCAACTCGTTCACACGGGGGAGAAACCTTTCCAG TGTACTTTTGAGGGCTGTGGGAAGAGGTTTTCGCTGGACTTTAACCTGCGCACACACGTTCGTATCCACACCGGAGACCGGCCCTACGTATGCCCCTTCGACGGCTGCAATAAGAAGTTTGCCCAGTCAACCAACCTCAAGTCTCACATCCTCACACACGCCAAAGCCAAaaacaaccaatga
- the LOC129817208 gene encoding transcriptional repressor protein YY1-like isoform X2 has product MASGDTLYIEADGSEMPAEIVELHEIEVETIPVETIETTVVGEEDDDDEDQPMIALQPLASDDPNSIHHHHHQEVILVQTREEVVGGDDSDMHADGSYDDQILIPVPAPGVEDEYIEQTLVTVAGKSSVGRMKRGGGGSGKKAGKKSYLGAAEASGRKWEQKQVQIKTLEGEFSVTMWASDIDHESVVEEQIIGENSPPDYSEYMTGKKLPPGGIPGIDLSDPKQLAEFASPFSNSAGPYGQSPVRMKPRKIKEDDAPRTIACPHKGCTKMFRDNSAMRKHLHTHGPRVHVCAECGKAFVESSKLKRHQLVHTGEKPFQCTFEGCGKRFSLDFNLRTHVRIHTGDRPYVCPFDGCNKKFAQSTNLKSHILTHAKAKNNQ; this is encoded by the exons ATGGCATCCGGCGATACGCTGTATATTGAGGCGGACGGCTCGGAAATGCCGGCCGAAATAGTGGAGTTGCACGAGATAGAGGTGGAAACGATACCAGTGGAGACTATAGAGACTACGGTGGTCGGGGAAGAAGACGATGATGATGAAGACCAGCCGATGATAGCACTTCAGCCGCTGGCATCAGACGACCCGAATTcgatccaccaccaccaccatcaagaAGTGATCCTAGTGCAGACAAGAGAGGAGGTTGTTGGCGGGGATGATTCGGATATGCATGCGGACGGAAGTTACGATGATCAAATCCTCATCCCCGTCCCAGCACCCGGCGTCGAAGACGAGTACATCGAACAGACTCTGGTAACTGTGGCCGGGAAAAGCTCGGTGGGTCGgatgaagagagggggaggcggcAGTGGCAAGAAAGCGGGGAAAAAGAGCTATTTGGGTGCTGCAGAAGCAAGCGGTAGAAAATGGGAACAGAAGCAGGTGCAAATAAAGACTCTGGAGGGGGAATTCTCTGTTACAATGTGGGCGTCGG ACATCGACCATGAGTCGGTTGTTGAAGAACAGATCATTGGGGAGAATTCCCCTCCGGACTACTCTGAATACATGACTGGGAAGAAGCTGCCCCCTGGAGGAATACCTGGCATCGACCTGTCAGACCCCAAACAGCTGGCAGAGTTCGCCAG CCCCTTCAGTAACTCTGCGGGTCCCTATGGTCAGAGCCCAGTGCG AATGAAGCCGAGGAAGATAAAAGAAGATGACGCTCCCAGGACGATAGCCTGCCCTCATAAA GGCTGTACTAAGATGTTCAGGGACAACTCGGCGATGAGGAAGCATCTCCACACCCACGGGCCTCGCGTGCACGTCTGTGCCGAGTGTGGCAAGGCCTTCGTAGAGAGCTCTAAACTCAAACGCCACCAACTCGTTCACACGGGGGAGAAACCTTTCCAG TGTACTTTTGAGGGCTGTGGGAAGAGGTTTTCGCTGGACTTTAACCTGCGCACACACGTTCGTATCCACACCGGAGACCGGCCCTACGTATGCCCCTTCGACGGCTGCAATAAGAAGTTTGCCCAGTCAACCAACCTCAAGTCTCACATCCTCACACACGCCAAAGCCAAaaacaaccaatga
- the LOC129817208 gene encoding transcriptional repressor protein YY1-like isoform X3: protein MASGDTLYIEADGSEMPAEIVELHEIEVETIPVETIETTVVGEEDDDDEDQPMIALQPLASDDPNSIHHHHHQEVILVQTREEVVGGDDSDMHADGSYDDQILIPVPAPGVEDEYIEQTLVTVAGKSSVGRMKRGGGGSGKKAGKKSYLGAAEASGRKWEQKQVQIKTLEGEFSVTMWASDDKKDIDHESVVEEQIIGENSPPDYSEYMTGKKLPPGGIPGIDLSDPKQLAEFARMKPRKIKEDDAPRTIACPHKGCTKMFRDNSAMRKHLHTHGPRVHVCAECGKAFVESSKLKRHQLVHTGEKPFQCTFEGCGKRFSLDFNLRTHVRIHTGDRPYVCPFDGCNKKFAQSTNLKSHILTHAKAKNNQ from the exons ATGGCATCCGGCGATACGCTGTATATTGAGGCGGACGGCTCGGAAATGCCGGCCGAAATAGTGGAGTTGCACGAGATAGAGGTGGAAACGATACCAGTGGAGACTATAGAGACTACGGTGGTCGGGGAAGAAGACGATGATGATGAAGACCAGCCGATGATAGCACTTCAGCCGCTGGCATCAGACGACCCGAATTcgatccaccaccaccaccatcaagaAGTGATCCTAGTGCAGACAAGAGAGGAGGTTGTTGGCGGGGATGATTCGGATATGCATGCGGACGGAAGTTACGATGATCAAATCCTCATCCCCGTCCCAGCACCCGGCGTCGAAGACGAGTACATCGAACAGACTCTGGTAACTGTGGCCGGGAAAAGCTCGGTGGGTCGgatgaagagagggggaggcggcAGTGGCAAGAAAGCGGGGAAAAAGAGCTATTTGGGTGCTGCAGAAGCAAGCGGTAGAAAATGGGAACAGAAGCAGGTGCAAATAAAGACTCTGGAGGGGGAATTCTCTGTTACAATGTGGGCGTCGG ATGACAAAAAAGACATCGACCATGAGTCGGTTGTTGAAGAACAGATCATTGGGGAGAATTCCCCTCCGGACTACTCTGAATACATGACTGGGAAGAAGCTGCCCCCTGGAGGAATACCTGGCATCGACCTGTCAGACCCCAAACAGCTGGCAGAGTTCGCCAG AATGAAGCCGAGGAAGATAAAAGAAGATGACGCTCCCAGGACGATAGCCTGCCCTCATAAA GGCTGTACTAAGATGTTCAGGGACAACTCGGCGATGAGGAAGCATCTCCACACCCACGGGCCTCGCGTGCACGTCTGTGCCGAGTGTGGCAAGGCCTTCGTAGAGAGCTCTAAACTCAAACGCCACCAACTCGTTCACACGGGGGAGAAACCTTTCCAG TGTACTTTTGAGGGCTGTGGGAAGAGGTTTTCGCTGGACTTTAACCTGCGCACACACGTTCGTATCCACACCGGAGACCGGCCCTACGTATGCCCCTTCGACGGCTGCAATAAGAAGTTTGCCCAGTCAACCAACCTCAAGTCTCACATCCTCACACACGCCAAAGCCAAaaacaaccaatga